One region of Erythrolamprus reginae isolate rEryReg1 chromosome 8, rEryReg1.hap1, whole genome shotgun sequence genomic DNA includes:
- the LOC139171348 gene encoding F-box only protein 6-like isoform X1, which produces MFSLSLLSSPISSPVFLSHSLFLFLPPLPFPLYFSSFLPSFLFFTLSNFLFLLSPLNFFCFPFPLSSSLSCLPLSFSSPFFSSSSPLSHVSSLSFPHFLFPLLPPLSFPPSLSFFSLSLFLLSFSLSFFLFTDGKSMESLPEDALIAVLVLVPARDLVLHCRLVCSLWRGLVDLPSLWRLKCQRQGYRPEPLDSPIPDWRDFYFLCSLKRNLIKNPCAEEGFDAWEKESSGGDGWKIEELPGNHGRNFPLPHIQKYFVTSYESCMKKQMITLRDHGYWDQLMDEARPDIVVTDWYAARFDCSCQYELCVRLLSKDYIVLQEFLPEPVVIEQWSDAEWRKVSHTFHNYPAGVRHILFIHGGQDMQFWAGWYGVRVTDSSLTLGPQVAD; this is translated from the exons atgttttctctttctctcctctcctctcccatttCCTCTCCCGTTtttctctcacactccctttttctgtttcttcctcctctcccatttcctctctatttctcctccttccttccttccttccttttctttaccctctccaatttcctctttctcctctcccctctcaaTTTCTTTTGTTTCCCAtttcctctctcctcatctctttcttgtctccccctttccttttcctctccctttttttcttcctcctctcccctctcccatgTTTCCTCTCTTTCGTTCCCccactttctttttcctctcctccctcccctttcctttcccccctctctctctttcttttctctttcactctttcttctctccttttctctctctttttttctcttcacagATGGCAAGAGTATGGAGTCCCTCCCCGAGGACGCCCTGATTGCAGTGCTGGTGCTGGTGCCTGCCCGGGATCTGGTGCTTCACTGCCGGCTGGTCTGCTCCCTTTGGCGTGGGCTGGTAGACTTGCCTTCGCTCTGGAGGCTCAAATGCCAGCGTCAGGGCTACAGGCCGGAGCCTCTGGACAGTCCCATCCCGGACTGGCGGGATTTCTATTTCCTCTGCAGCCTGAAGAGGAACCTGATCAAAAACCCCTGTGCAGAAG AAGGTTTTGATGCCTGGGAGAAAGAATCCAGCGGAGGCGACGGCTGGAAAATTGAGGAGCTTCCAGGAAATCATGGAAGAAATTTCCCTCTTCCGCACATTCAGAAATACTTTGTGACATCCTATGA gTCATGCATGAAGAAGCAGATGATCACCTTACGGGATCACGGTTACTGGGATCAGTTGATGGATGAAGCCCGGCCTGATATTGTGGTGACCGACTG gtatgCCGCACGTTTTGACTGCAGCTGCCAGTACGAGCTCTGCGTGAGACTCCTGTCCAAGGATTACATCGTTCTCCAAGAGTTTCTGCCGGAACCGGTTGTGATCGAACAGTGGAGCGATGCAGAATGGCGCAAG GTGTCACACACTTTTCACAACTATCCCGCTGGTGTCCGCCACATCTTATTTATCCACGGAGGCCAGGATATGCAATTCTGGGCAGGTTGGTACGGTGTCCGAGTGACAGACAGCAGCCTCACCCTGGGCCCCCAAGTGGCAGATTGA
- the LOC139171348 gene encoding F-box only protein 6-like isoform X2, with protein sequence MESLPEDALIAVLVLVPARDLVLHCRLVCSLWRGLVDLPSLWRLKCQRQGYRPEPLDSPIPDWRDFYFLCSLKRNLIKNPCAEEGFDAWEKESSGGDGWKIEELPGNHGRNFPLPHIQKYFVTSYESCMKKQMITLRDHGYWDQLMDEARPDIVVTDWYAARFDCSCQYELCVRLLSKDYIVLQEFLPEPVVIEQWSDAEWRKVSHTFHNYPAGVRHILFIHGGQDMQFWAGWYGVRVTDSSLTLGPQVAD encoded by the exons ATGGAGTCCCTCCCCGAGGACGCCCTGATTGCAGTGCTGGTGCTGGTGCCTGCCCGGGATCTGGTGCTTCACTGCCGGCTGGTCTGCTCCCTTTGGCGTGGGCTGGTAGACTTGCCTTCGCTCTGGAGGCTCAAATGCCAGCGTCAGGGCTACAGGCCGGAGCCTCTGGACAGTCCCATCCCGGACTGGCGGGATTTCTATTTCCTCTGCAGCCTGAAGAGGAACCTGATCAAAAACCCCTGTGCAGAAG AAGGTTTTGATGCCTGGGAGAAAGAATCCAGCGGAGGCGACGGCTGGAAAATTGAGGAGCTTCCAGGAAATCATGGAAGAAATTTCCCTCTTCCGCACATTCAGAAATACTTTGTGACATCCTATGA gTCATGCATGAAGAAGCAGATGATCACCTTACGGGATCACGGTTACTGGGATCAGTTGATGGATGAAGCCCGGCCTGATATTGTGGTGACCGACTG gtatgCCGCACGTTTTGACTGCAGCTGCCAGTACGAGCTCTGCGTGAGACTCCTGTCCAAGGATTACATCGTTCTCCAAGAGTTTCTGCCGGAACCGGTTGTGATCGAACAGTGGAGCGATGCAGAATGGCGCAAG GTGTCACACACTTTTCACAACTATCCCGCTGGTGTCCGCCACATCTTATTTATCCACGGAGGCCAGGATATGCAATTCTGGGCAGGTTGGTACGGTGTCCGAGTGACAGACAGCAGCCTCACCCTGGGCCCCCAAGTGGCAGATTGA
- the FBXO2 gene encoding F-box only protein 2 isoform X1, producing the protein MCLIPSDGVFQLGPFPNEGGETPLYPPIPSWPTPANGGGGGLAQIGGRGRREECIGPSRPHLAGVPLELLACDKQPSPAREGRRSLLAGSPPRSWQAAFLTCYLPVCSSWHRRQRDNPLTPLMDALPEPLLVRILASLSALDLVLVCRLVCSQWKALVDGGSLWLMKCQVEGFVEKEAEVEGTESWQTLYFLHKKKRNLIKNPNGEEGLQHWEDVQNGGDGWKVEELPGDFGKDFPREEVHTYFVSSFDWCSKSQIIDLHAEGYWEELMETTQPKIVVKDWYAARYDAGCLYHLKVKLLSANEDTVAEFESETIAVPQDNEGDWAEITHTFTDYGPGVRFVRFEHGGQDTVFWKGWYGARVTSSTVTVEP; encoded by the exons ATGTGCCTAATACCGAGTGATGGGGTCTTCCAACTTGGACCCTTCCCCAATGAAGGGGGGGAAACCCCTCTGTATCCCCCCATTCCCTCCTGGCCAACCCCTGCcaatggtgggggtggggggttggcacagattggggggcgggggcggAGAGAAGAATGCATTGGCCCCTCCCGCCCCCATCTGGCCGGTGTCCCGTTGGAGTTACTTGCCTGCGACaagcagcccagcccagcccgggaGGGGAGACGGAGTCTCTTGGCCGGCTCCCCCCCCAGAAGCTGGCAGGCTGCTTTTCTCACTTGCTACCTGCCCGTTTGCAGCTCCTGGCATCGCCGGCAGCGGGACAATCCCCTCACCCCCTTAATG GATGCCCTTCCCGAGCCCCTCCTGGTGCGGATCCTGGCCAGCTTATCAGCCTTGGACCTGGTGCTGGTTTGCCGCCtggtttgctcccagtggaaGGCGCTGGTGGATGGAGGATCCCTGTGGCTGATGAAATGCCAGGTGGAAGGCTTCGTGGAGAAGGAGGCAGAGGTGGAAGGCACAGAGAGCTGGCAAACCCTCTACTTTCTCCATAAGAAGAAGAGGAATTTGATCAAGAACCCAAACGGAGAAG AGGGTCTCCAGCATTGGGAGGATGTACAAAATGGAGGTGACGGCTGGAAAGTGGAAGAGCTGCCGGGCGATTTCGGAAAGGATTTCCCCAGGGAGGAAGTCCACACCTATTTCGTCTCCTCTTTTGA CTGGTGCAGCAAATCCCAAATAATCGACCTGCATGCCGAAGGCTACTGGGAGGAGCTGATGGAAACCACCCAGCCCAAAATTGTAGTGAAGGACTG GTATGCTGCTCGCTATGACGCCGGCTGCCTCTACCACCTGAAGGTAAAGCTGCTCTCTGCTAATGAAGACACGGTGGCCGAATTTGAGAGCGAAACCATCGCGGTCCCTCAGGACAACGAAGGCGATTGGGCTGAG ATCACTCACACCTTCACTGATTATGGTCCCGGTGTGCGTTTTGTCCGTTTTGAACACGGTGGTCAGGATACGGTGTTCTGGAAGGGCTGGTACGGTGCCCGGGTGACATCCAGCACGGTGACAGTGGAACCTTAA
- the FBXO2 gene encoding F-box only protein 2 isoform X2 codes for MDALPEPLLVRILASLSALDLVLVCRLVCSQWKALVDGGSLWLMKCQVEGFVEKEAEVEGTESWQTLYFLHKKKRNLIKNPNGEEGLQHWEDVQNGGDGWKVEELPGDFGKDFPREEVHTYFVSSFDWCSKSQIIDLHAEGYWEELMETTQPKIVVKDWYAARYDAGCLYHLKVKLLSANEDTVAEFESETIAVPQDNEGDWAEITHTFTDYGPGVRFVRFEHGGQDTVFWKGWYGARVTSSTVTVEP; via the exons ATG GATGCCCTTCCCGAGCCCCTCCTGGTGCGGATCCTGGCCAGCTTATCAGCCTTGGACCTGGTGCTGGTTTGCCGCCtggtttgctcccagtggaaGGCGCTGGTGGATGGAGGATCCCTGTGGCTGATGAAATGCCAGGTGGAAGGCTTCGTGGAGAAGGAGGCAGAGGTGGAAGGCACAGAGAGCTGGCAAACCCTCTACTTTCTCCATAAGAAGAAGAGGAATTTGATCAAGAACCCAAACGGAGAAG AGGGTCTCCAGCATTGGGAGGATGTACAAAATGGAGGTGACGGCTGGAAAGTGGAAGAGCTGCCGGGCGATTTCGGAAAGGATTTCCCCAGGGAGGAAGTCCACACCTATTTCGTCTCCTCTTTTGA CTGGTGCAGCAAATCCCAAATAATCGACCTGCATGCCGAAGGCTACTGGGAGGAGCTGATGGAAACCACCCAGCCCAAAATTGTAGTGAAGGACTG GTATGCTGCTCGCTATGACGCCGGCTGCCTCTACCACCTGAAGGTAAAGCTGCTCTCTGCTAATGAAGACACGGTGGCCGAATTTGAGAGCGAAACCATCGCGGTCCCTCAGGACAACGAAGGCGATTGGGCTGAG ATCACTCACACCTTCACTGATTATGGTCCCGGTGTGCGTTTTGTCCGTTTTGAACACGGTGGTCAGGATACGGTGTTCTGGAAGGGCTGGTACGGTGCCCGGGTGACATCCAGCACGGTGACAGTGGAACCTTAA